The nucleotide sequence TTCCGTTATTCCTTCCCATGCATCGTTTGTCAACATCTAATAAGGTCTTAAGCACTGTCGTCTATCGCTTAAGCTAGTGTTCCTCCACCTCCCACAAGTTACCACTGCAACTTCCATATATCCCACTTGTGTTCAACAAGCTCTTGTGTTTTCAGCATTTCAAAATTGACCTATGATgtattataataatatataatgctTGTCTTTCTTCTACTAATGTATAAGAGATTTGGAATGTTCGGGGAGTGATGCTATAACATTAATATATCTTAAGAAAGGCGGGAATATAAAGAAAATAGTTTATGGTATTAAGAGAGACCTAAACAGTTTAGGTTCTTCAAGCAAAGTGCCTCTCTTTTAACCTCGGgaagggatttttttttttttttttaattttctcataTTCTATGAACACTCACAAGTTAGAAGATAGGACTGATGGCCATGACTCACAACTTTATAGCACAGATTCCAAAGAAGCTTCCCAATCCCGCATCACTATACTGAGGTCTTTTGATCTTTTCAAATTGGTGGAGTAGTTGCAGAATCTGATCCTGCTATAAGATAAAAGTAAATTTTGATATATGGTGGTTTCCGATGTGGCATAATTTGGATCAGGGTACTGGATCAGGTCAATGAAGATTGATGAGCACTATATTTTAGAGAATCATATGCAAAGGAGGTGTTGGAGAAGGAACTAATGAGAAGAAAGTTTCCTAGGAAATAACCTTATTTTGATTGTATACTGCTTAAGATTGTCTTGATTAGATGCACTTATTTATGCTATCTTTTGATTCTCCTTGTTAAAATGAGTTTGGATTTTTTCGGGTGACTAAATTAGTTTGGATTTGGTGTAAAATAGTGTTTAGATTTGAGCCGCAAAGTTGAAATACTTGGCATTGATATATTGCTATAAATTGGTGTTTAGATTTGAGCAGcagcaattttgtgtttctttcatCCATAAGTTAATGCCGGATAACTTGATACTGAATCAATGAATGAAAAATTGTGATGGAGATACAGAGCATACAGAGATGTGGCTTTGAACCTGTCCCAATTAACGCCACCAAAGTTTCCCCCATACTCATTCTATCCTTCTGACTGATAATGGATCATGACATAACTCCTGTTTGTAGATATTAACGTTGGAAATAAAGAAGAATAAAGGGGacattatattattattgtttaaGTACATGATAGTGATACttcattttatattttgataTAATATACAAATTAAGATCCATGACCTGAAGTAGTGGGTATATACATTAAGATGGTGCAGAGGATTGAAACTTGCGAGATATTAAAATCCCCAAGGAAAATGCTATAACAGCAGTTATAACAATTCCTTTGTTTTTCCTGAAAACCTCAACTACACTTCTTACCATAGGCTCATGCTCCCACTTCCTTAACATTCCTTCAGAAAACTCCCCAATTTGTGCATTCTCGTTTCTTTTTACTTCCTTCTCCCTGTTACTGTCTTCTTGGGTGCGATCTCTCCCCACATTATCATCAACAATGGGTTCTTGGCGTTCATGTTGTTCTTCTCTTTCAGCATTGCCATTTGCagcttgctcttgccttttgtttTCTTCTGCTCTTTCAACGGTTCCGTTTGCTGCTTTCACAGCCTCACTTTCTTTGCTCACTTTGGGGACAGTCACGTAAAGGATTCCAGCATCGAATCTTCCGGCTACTTTATCAGTATCGGAATCCACCGGCACCGGAAAGGTCAAATGAAATCGGACTCGTTTCCGCTCATTTGGGTGCCTTTCTCCTTTAACAATTATACGACCATAGCTATCAATCTGAAGTTTCACCTCTTCCTTCTTGAATTCTGAAGGGacaagataaaaagttaaaagcCAAAAATGGAAAATTGAGCACCAGTTCTTTCTACAAGAAGTCTCATGAATGTAACTAAATGATTCTTACGTGAACAAATGAagcaagaaaacaaaaaaaaggatATAACCAAGCACTTAAATAAAATAGATTCACTTTCTCTTATATGGAGTTTGTTTATTCTTCTACATTCATATTCATATATGCATATTCTATTTCTTCAATGTTCAAATGCATTTGGGGGTGTTTGGTGCAGTACCTGGAAGATCCACCAAGAGATAATGTCCTGCAGAATCCTCTGTCCAACCAGAACTGGGCACGATCTCTTCAACAACAGGACCTCGTGATGAGCTTGTTCTTGCTCCTGCTCCAACTCTTGCGCTGCTCCTTGTGCTTGCCATTCGCAATTATCAAACTATAATATGATTATGACTCTTCTTTAAATTTCAAGAATTTGATGTTCAGGAGCAACAAGTTTAGTAATGGTAATTTGAGACAATTTGTTTGGAACTTGCAGAAGCTATATATTTGACAATTTATGTTATATGAGATAAATTGCTTGCTGTGGCTACCATTTGCGTAGTTTCTTTCCCTGTTGATCAAGTTCATTGGGCGCCTTAATTAGCTTGCTTTGCTTGCTTAACATTAATGTTATTCCAAACTTAAGCTTCAGGAACCTGTGAATTTAGATAGGCACACTATTTGTAGCGTTGTAGCATATCATGTGCAAAGGCACACTATTCCTTGCTTTGCTTATTTCCAGGCTATACCCTCTTTCGGCGGAGTTTAGTTCATACTTCATAACACGCTAACTCATTTTTAAACCTTATATATTATGGTTCATATAATCCTTCTGAATCTTGTAATACCCAAATATGTAGTATAGTTTTAGAGGTAAATACCAAATCGGTACTCAAAAGATTCCGAcgctgacaaaatggtacctgatctttgttattgacaaaatgatctccgaaaaattttaaaatttgacaaaagtgACCAACCTTCAATTAAGTTACCTAGAGTTAAGGTTTAAAGATGACGTGTCAGTTAAcaattttcataatttaaaaatttactatttttaatttttataattttaaaaataccccaattttaattttttaaaaaacccTAATCTCTTTTTTCTAAAACTCTCATCTCTTCTTCTCAATCAtcatcattttaaaaaaaaatcctaatatcttttcttttttttttactgaaGAGACCTTAAAGTAAGACAGCTAAAAAAGATACATCAAATATTTTAGGCAAGATGCTTATGAAAATTGGGAGTGGGGACAAGTTGACAGCGAAAATCTAATTTCTTTTGGGGTGGATCAAGAGATTGAAGGTGAGTTGAACCACACTATCAAAGCATCATTTTTCTTGGATGATAATGGTAATGAAAATGCAAACATTCTGAGTGAAGAATTTATGAGATTTTGTTAGTTTTGCTGCTACTATTTTTGCTAAAAATCTCTTACTATACATATGTGAAACTGTTTTGATTGACGAAGAAGAAGGTGAAGAAGCGTTAAAGTGTTGGGGCTGAGTTTGAGAGAGATGTCACTTTTTGGACGGCGTTCTCTTCAGCCTTGGAAGTGGCGAAgccgctgctgctgctgctgtcaTTTCTATAACCAACATAGTAGCATCACAATCACTAGgtcaagaaaaaaaagagaaataaaaaaggggatTGAGTCTTGAGAAGAAGAGGTTAGGTCTCGGATAAGCATCTTTGgttaaaagagagaaaagaaggaGGAAGGAGGAGGACGGCTCTGTTGTAGTAAGTCAGAGTCGGAGGTTGGTCGGaggaagaaagaggagaaaggtAGAGGCGGTGATGAACGAAAATGAAGAGGAATTTattggggaagaagaagaaaattggaGGAGgatgctgaggaagaggaagagacgAGGGTTTCAGAAGAAAGggaattatgattttaaaaaattgaaatttgagtgttttttaaattttaaaaattaaaagtgatAAATTTTGTAATTATGAAAATTGTTAACTGACACGTCATCCTTAAACCTTAACTCCAGGTAACTAATTGAAGGTTGGTcacttttgtcaaattttaaaatctttcggagattattttgtcaataacaaaaatcAGGTACTATTTTATCGGCGTCAAAATTTTTCGGGTACCGATTTAGTATTTACCTCTATAGTTTTACCATATATCtggttaatatttttttatatttttatgattaaactattatttttacccactaatatttttaaaacaaagaCATTTATTTATGAGAAAATAAACTCATTTTATGCCCAGAAAAAATAGACTTTGATGTATCCAAATTCTAAAAAGTTATATAAAATTCTTAAACTAACTCTCTTAATATAACTTATCTTACATCTAATTGAATGTATTTTCTTTTGTAACAAATGGGAAATTTGAAACATACGAACAACATCCCATCAGACAATCAAATGAGCATTTTTGtaagtttttagttttttttaacaCGGTTACGGGTAATAATATTGTTGCTTTCGTGCTAAATATCGTCTCAATTGGCAAAAAAAATTACGTAATAATTTTAGGATAAAGGACAGATAGGTCCCTGAGCTTTTAATTCGTGGACATTTAATTTCCTCAGGAATGGAAAATACGAAACGATCCCTAACCTCTCAAAACGCCGTACAGATTAGTCCTTCCGTTCAATCTACTTTGCAACACGTTATAGATTCATATTACCTGGCGCTTATGTTGTGTAGCAATGAGTACGTGTCTCCAGGATGGTGTGAAAGGGACTGATGTGGTCGATTGGAGAAAGTAATGGGACGTTGTAATCATTTGGTACTAAGATGACGTCGTTTCGGACGTTTTGCAATGGTTCGTATGAGATATGCCAATGCTACCCATATCAGTCACAAAAAATTACAGGAAGCCCTAGCACTAACTTTTTCCTCCAAAAAATACAACGCTTCGTCTCCGTGTTGTCGTCGTTGCTATTCCGTGAAGCAGTTCCGTTGAAGCTTTGTGGTTATACTGCGTTTGCCGTGGAGAGCGGTAAGTACATTATTCAAATTTGTTGTGCTTATGCCCGAATTTGTTATCAATGTCGTGGGATGGGACTGATAGGGACTGTAAGTGATTGCCGTAGGTGATTAGTTGTGGGGTTAGTCATTTGTCAGGTATTGTTTAGAGAGGTTCTGGAGATTTTGATAATAAGGGTTGGTTTTGTGTTGTGTTGTGGATTGAAAATTTTTCAGATGGTTGATGTATTTGGTGTTCCTGTGTTTCATCATGGGGGTAACTTTTCAAGAGCACCTACCGGTGAGTTAGTATATCTGCATAGTCAAGTTGAGAAGTTTCCTCCGATGGACTTGGATTTTGTCAATTTCGGAGATTTGGTCACGATGTTCAAAGGACTGGGATATCAATCGTATAAGGAGGCTTACTGGTATGATCCAAAAAGTAAAGATATGGAGTCAGGGTTGCATGTACTGAAGGGGGATGCAGGGATCAACCAAATGCGACAggtggtgtacgaaattgtgatctccaggctcgaacaaaaacaacaacttcaaaagacatatgcactgttcaatcatacattcagaaaacaagaagcattgtcaccacatcaatataattaggctaagttcaaggataaattcgaaactcatgtacttcttgttcttttgaattaaaacatgtttcttttaagagaggtgatggattcacaggacattcatatctttaagacaaagttactaactactaatgatcatgtaatgaagacacaaacatagataagcacatagaaaacgaaaaacagaagaaagaagaacaaggaatattggttttgaattttgaaggtaggtggagtttatgaggtaggtttattgggaagagtgggtggatgtgagtggtgaagagttgatggggaagagagtttgaggtgattggtgaggggtttttagggaagagtgtttttggggttgtgtgaaagagagtggtgaaaagaagtgagtggaggtaggtggggatcctgtggggtccacagatcctgagtggatcctgtggggtccacagatcctgaggtgttcaaggattttacatccctgcaccattaggcatgtaaaaatgcctttgtacccaactctgggcgttcagcgccaggttggtggccattttgggcgttcaacgcccatctgtgtgccatttctggcgttgaacgccagaaccatgcctgttctggcgttcagcgcccagaagtttcccattttgggcgttcagcgccagaaccatgctctgttctggcgctgaacgccagacagatgctcctccagggtgtgatttttcttctgctgtttttgattctgttttcaatttttatatttattttgtgactccacatgatcatgaacctaagaaaacacgaaaaaacaataaaaataataattagataaacattgggttgcctcccaacaagcgcttctttaatgtcaatagcttgatatgactcaagactcaaacaagaaacagaaaatatttttgatttttatgattttctaatttttttggatttttattttatatttttcgaaaatagttttgaaaaaagaaaaataaggattccaaaatttttaatatgaattccaggaatcttgccatgttagtctaaagcttcagtccaggaattagacatggctcactagccagccaagctttcaatgaaagcttcagtccaaaacactagacatggccaatggccagccaagctttagcatgtagatcaggaacagtagcaggtggattagcaacaactagcttgctcttgataacaaattgctgcctcagtccaaataattttagacatggctttacagccagccaggcttcacatgcttcatgaaacactagaattcattcttaaaaattttgaataaatttttgaaaacattttaatttttttcgaaaacaagagaaatttttttgaaaattttttgaaagatttttgaaaaagttttgaaaaataaaataaaaagaaaattacctaatctgagcaacaagatgaaccgtcagttgtccaaactcgaacaatccccacaacggcgccaaaaacttggtgttgttgccggNNNNNNNNNNNNatgaatttaacataaaaactaatgaaaacatccctaaaagtaactagattctactaaaaacatactaaaaacaatgtcaaaaagcgtataaattatccgctcatcaacaggcTAAGTTAAGAAACAAAGATACTAAAGAGTTCTACATTTTTTTTACCATCCTGTTGACCAACCTGAGATCGCAGATGATGATTATGAGAAAAATGATGAGGTTGAGGAAGAAGTCGATCCAAATGACTTGGAGAAGTTGGATGACTCATCTACTGATGATGATAGCGATGGCAGTGAGGAAGATGAGCTGTATAAACCACCACCAGCTGGTTATAAAAGTGGGAGTGAGAGTGGTGAAGATGATGAGGGCAGAAGGATTAGAGCTGGCAAAGAAAAGAGGAAACAAGTGTCTCCATCGTCGATGAAAGGGGTTGAACCCAAGGAAAAGCCAAAAAAAAAGCAACACATGAGTCTAAAAGGCAGAGATT is from Arachis ipaensis cultivar K30076 chromosome B01, Araip1.1, whole genome shotgun sequence and encodes:
- the LOC107633513 gene encoding uncharacterized protein LOC107633513 encodes the protein MASTRSSARVGAGARTSSSRGPVVEEIVPSSGWTEDSAGHYLLVDLPEFKKEEVKLQIDSYGRIIVKGERHPNERKRVRFHLTFPVPVDSDTDKVAGRFDAGILYVTVPKVSKESEAVKAANGTVERAEENKRQEQAANGNAEREEQHERQEPIVDDNVGRDRTQEDSNREKEVKRNENAQIGEFSEGMLRKWEHEPMVRSVVEVFRKNKGIVITAVIAFSLGILISRKFQSSAPS